The Dendropsophus ebraccatus isolate aDenEbr1 chromosome 3, aDenEbr1.pat, whole genome shotgun sequence genome includes a region encoding these proteins:
- the NFIL3 gene encoding nuclear factor interleukin-3-regulated protein → MQLRKMPTIKKEQECADSRNSMENMLVLNTNMPDMSESMDSSNDMLYSEGSVSKNKSSSCRRKREFIPDEKKDAMYWEKRRKNNEAAKRSREKRRLNDMVLENKLIALGEENANLKTELLSLKLKFGLISSASYAQEIQKVTSATAVYFQEYAAAKSNVRSFPGEHPLISSSCISVIKHSPQSSISDVSEVSSGEQVQPNPAQTNCRTSDSKFQRIKREPLEIENFAREAREENPSYTSSIYQNYIGSTFPGYSHSPPLLQINSSSSNSPRTSEADEGVVGKTSDGEDEQQVPKGPIHSPVELKNGHTTVIKVPEVNSSALPHKLRIKSKAMQVKVETLENDFDATQKLPLPIDMSSKRHFPLEKHSSEPLVHSSLSPLSVQVTNIPDWPIKSGQWHHRELDKIPNICKSAGIAGMSDNVYKASEPENLYLKRGIANLSAEVATLKRLIVAQEICTSDSS, encoded by the coding sequence ATGCAGCTGAGGAAAATGCCTACCATTAAAAAAGAACAGGAATGTGCTGATTCAAGGAACAGTATGGAGAACATGCTTGTGCTTAATACCAATATGCCCGACATGTCTGAATCAATGGACTCCAGTAATGACATGTTGTACAGTGAAGGGTCGGTTTCAAAAAATAAGTCCTCCTCTTGTCGCAGGAAACGGGAATTTATTCCCGATGAAAAGAAAGATGCCATGTACTgggaaaaaagaaggaaaaacaaTGAGGCTGCCAAGCGATCACGGGAAAAGCGCAGACTGAACGATATGGTTCTAGAGAATAAACTGATTGCATTAGGGGAGGAAAATGCAAACCTGAAAACGGAGCTGCTCTCTTTAAAACTGAAATTTGGATTGATAAGTTCTGCGTCCTACGCGCAAGAAATCCAAAAGGTTACTAGTGCCACAGCTGTGTATTTCCAGGAATATGCAGCTGCCAAATCAAATGTGAGGTCTTTCCCTGGAGAACACCCTCTAATAAGCAGTAGCTGTATCTCTGTGATCAAGCACTCCCCTCAGAGCTCCATTTCAGATGTATCGGAGGTATCGTCTGGGGAGCAAGTCCAACCAAACCCAGCCCAAACCAACTGCAGGACCTCGGATTCCAAGTTTCAAAGGATAAAGCGGGAACCCCTGGAAATTGAGAACTTTGCTCGGGAAGCCAGAGAAGAAAATCCCTCCTATACATCATCCATCTATCAGAACTATATTGGAAGTACATTTCCTGGGTACTCACATTCTCCCCCACTCCTGCAAATTAACAGCTCCTCCAGCAACTCTCCAAGAACATCCGAGGCTGATGAGGGAGTAGTGGGAAAGACTTCCGATGGGGAGGATGAACAGCAAGTTCCCAAAGGTCCTATCCATTCCCCTGTTGAACTGAAAAATGGTCACACAACAGTGATAAAAGTCCCGGAGGTGAACTCCTCTGCACTGCCTCATAAACTGCGAATTAAGTCCAAAGCAATGCAGGTAAAAGTGGAAACACTGGAGAACGATTTTGATGCCACACAAAAACTGCCACTGCCAATAGACATGTCCTCAAAACGGCACTTTCCCCTGGAAAAACATAGTAGCGAACCCCTGGTACATTCTTCTTTGTCCCCCTTGTCAGTACAAGTGACTAATATCCCAGACTGGCCCATAAAGTCAGGTCAGTGGCATCATAGGGAACTTGATAAAATCCCGAACATTTGCAAATCTGCTGGAATTGCAGGAATGTCAGACAATGTCTACAAAGCTTCTGAGCCAGAGAACTTGTATTTAAAGCGAGGGATCGCAAATTTATCTGCTGAGGTGGCCACGCTTAAAAGACTTATAGTTGCTCAAGAAATCTGTACTTCAGATTCCAGCTAA